Sequence from the Pseudomonas frederiksbergensis genome:
CCCGGACATTGGCGGCGTCGTGCGTGCACGGGCCGTTGCCAAATCCCTGGGCGTGGATCTGGGTATCATCGACAAACGCCGTGAGAAGGCCAATCACTCCGAAGTGATGCACATCATCGGCGACGTCGAAGGGCGTACCTGTATCCTGGTCGACGACATGGTCGATACCGCCGGCACCCTGTGCCACGCGGCCAAGGCCCTGAAAGAGCATGGCGCTGCCAAGGTCTTTGCCTACTGCACACACCCTGTGCTGTCGGGTCGAGCGATCGAAAATATTGAAAATTCCGTGCTGGACGAGCTGGTGGTGACGAACACCATCCCGCTGTCCGCTGCAGCACAAGCTTGTGCGCGTATCCGTCAATTGGATATCGCACCAGTGGTTGCCGAGGCGGTTCGCCGCATCAGCAATGAAGAATCGATCAGTGCGATGTTCCGTTAAGGGCCCTGCCCTTTCCTGGATATCTCGTTGACGAAAAGCGCCCCGCCCCAACACTCATGTTGGGGCGGGGCTTTTTTGCCCATACCGCTTTGGCGTCGGTCGCAGACGCCTCTCGGATATGGCTATTTTGGAGAAACAACATGACCGATTTCATCCTGAACGCCCAAGCGCGTACCGACCTGGGGAAAGGTGCGAGCCGCCGCCTGCGTCGTCTCGCCAGCCAGGTTCCTGCCGTTGTCTACGGTGGTGACAAGGCCCCTGAGTCCATCACCATGCTGGCCAAAGAAGTGGCCAAGCTGTTCGAAGACGAGGCTGCCTTCAGCCACGTGATCGAGCTGAACGTTGATGGCAAGAAGCAAAACGTCATCGTTAAAGCGATGCAGCGTCACCCGGCCAAGCAGTTCATCATGCACGCTGACTTCATTCGCGTCGTCGCTGGCCAGAAACTGACCGCTACCGTTCCAGTGCACTTCATCAACGAAGCTGCTCCGATCAAGAAAGGCGGCGAAATCTCGCACGTGACTTCCGAGCTGGAAGTTTCCTGCCTGCCGAAAGACCTGCCTGAATTCATCGAAGTCGACCTGGCTGACGCCGAAGTCGGCACGATCATTCACCTGTCCGACCTCAAGGCTCCTAAAGGCGTTGAGTTTGTTGCCCTGGCGCACGGCGATGACAAGGCTGTTGCCAACGTCCACGCTCCACGTGTTGCTCCAGAAGCTACTGAAGAAGGCGCTGCAGAGTAATTTCACTCTGTCGCCGGAGTGACCGGAAACATCGCGGACTGGAACGTAGCGAGACAACGGGCAAGAACGCGAAGTTTACTTAACGGTAGATCCGCAATTTTCGTTCGTTGTCGCCACGCCGTCTGACCGCGACATGTTAACCACCACTCCAGGAAGGGCCCCTATCGTGACTGCCATAAAACTGATCGTTGGCCTGGGTAATCCAGGCGCTGAATACGAACAGACCCGGCATAACGCAGGGGCCCTTTTTGTTGAGCGCATCGCGCATGCCCAAGGCGTCAGCCTGGCCGCCGATCGCAAGTATTTCGGCCTGACCGGGCGTTTTTCACACCAGGGTCAGGATGTTCGCCTGTTGATTCCCACCACCTACATGAACCGCAGCGGCCAAGCCGTGGCGGCATTGGCCGGTTTCTTTCGCATCAAGCCCGAAGAAATCCTGGTGGCCCACGACGAACTCGACCTGCCTCCGGGCGTTGCCAAGCTCAAGCAGGGCGGCGGCCATGGCGGTCACAACGGCTTGCGCGACATCATCGCGCAACTGGGTAATCAGAATACCTTTCACCGCCTGCGGCTCGGCATCGGCCACCCGGGCGTTGCCAGTATGGTTTCAAACTTTGTCCTGGGTCGTGCGCCTCGCGCCGAACAGGAAAAACTCGATGCCAGCATCGACTTTGCCCTCGGCGTGCTGCCGGATATCCTCGCCGGTGAATGGAACCGCGCGATGAAAAACCTGCACAGCCAGAAGGCCTGACACTTATCCGAGGGGAAACACCATGGGATTCAATTGCGGCATCGTCGGCCTGCCTAACGTCGGCAAGTCCACCCTGTTCAACGCCCTGACCAAATCCGGTATCGCGGCCGAGAACTTCCCCTTCTGCACCATCGAGCCGAACAGCGGCATCGTGCCGATGCCCGATCCGCGCCTGGAAGCCTTGGCCGCCATCGTCAACCCCAAGCGCATCCTGCCGACCACCATGGAATTCGTCGACATCGCCGGCCTGGTGGCTGGTGCGTCGAAAGGCGAAGGCCTGGGCAACAAGTTCCTGGCGAACATTCGTGAAACCGATGCCATCGCCCACGTGGTGCGCTGCTTCGAAGACGAGAACGTGATTCACGTTTCCAACAGCGTCGACCCGAAACGCGACATCGAGATCATCGACCTGGAACTGATCTTCGCCGACCTCGACAGTTGCGAGAAACAACTGCAGAAAGTCGCTCGCAACGCCAAGGGTGGCGACAAGGACGCGGTCGTTCAGAAGGGCCTGCTGGAGCAGTTGATCGCCCACTTCACCGAAGGCAAGCCTGCGCGCAGCCTGATGAAGAACATGAGCACCGACGAGAAGCTGGTGATCAAGGGTTTCCACCTGCTGACCACCAAGCCGGTCATGTACATCGCCAACGTCGCCGAAGACGGTTTCGAGAACAACCCGCACCTGGACGTGGTCAAGGCCATCGCCGAAGAAGAAGGCGCCATGGTCGTGCCGGTCTGCAACAAGATCGAAGCGGAAATCGCCGAACTGGACGACGGTGAAGAGAAAGACATGTTCCTCGAGGCCCTGGGCCTGGAAGAGCCAGGCCTGAACCGAGTGATTCGCGCCGGCTACGAAATGCTCCACTTGCAGACCTACTTCACCGCCGGTGTCGAAGAAGTCCGCGCCTGGACCGTTCGCGTGGGTGCCACCGCTCCACAAGCCGCCGGCGTCATCCACACCGACTTCGAGAAAGGCTTCATCCGCGCCGAAGTCATCGCCTACTCGGATTTCATCCAGTACAAGGGCGAAGCGGGCGCCAAGGAAGCCGGTAAATGGCGCCTGGAAGGCAAGGAATACGTCGTCAAGGACGGCGACGTGATGCACTTCCGCTTTAACGTATGAAATAAAAAAAACCGCGTGGCAGCACCTGCCTGCCACGCGTTTTTTTTGTGAGCGTCAACTCAGCAAATGCCATTGATCGACGTCTGGCGCTAGCCCAATCAGGCCTAACTCGGCGTCGGGAGCGGCTGCGGGCGCAAAGACCATGTTGTCTTCGCCAAGACTTTCCCGCCAGTCCCCGGCAAGCGCGATCTGGAACGAATGGCCTTGGGCGTCCGCTTGCGTATCCTTCAGATAAGTGCGATCCAATTGCGCGTTGTAAACCATCTTCAGCGTAGTGTCCGTACCCTCTCCGAAGCCGGTATAGCCCAAGGCCGAAACATCGATCTTGTCGTCAACCGTAAAGCCTTCGATAAGGTCGGCAAAGCTCTGGTTTTCGGTACGGTAGCTGTCTTCGGTCGAGAGATAGCGGAACACGTCGGCGTTCTCTCGGTTGTCGGTCCACAAGGAAATATCGGCCCTGTCTCCGCCATTGAGACGGTCGGCACCCGCGCCGCCGATGATGACATCCGCTCCAGCGCCGCCGTTGATACGGTCGTTGCCTGCCAGGCCATGGATGACTTCCGATAAGGCAGAACCGGTGATCGTATCGTTGGCAGACGCACCTTCAAGAGTGGGCGCGGTGAACACCAGATGGGTGCTGTTCAATTGCCCTGCGAGATTGCCGTCCAAGGCCAGCTCGAAGCGTTGCCCAGCGGCATCGGCGTCATAGCTCTTGAGGTAGGTACGGGAGCCATCCGCGCTGACCTGGATGGCCAAGGTGCCGTCATGGCCGTCGCCAATCCCGGTGAAGCCCAGGCCAATCAAATCGATACGGTCCTCAGCGACGTCAAAATCCTGGATTCGGTCGCTGCTGTTCAGCGCGGCCGTGCGGAAGCTGTCGCCTGGTTCGGTAAAGCGGAAGACGTCCGCGCCAGCGCCACCTTGCAGAACATCGCGCCCACCGTCGCCTTGAAGTACATCATCCCCCGCCAGGCCGTGGATGATTTCGGCGGCATTGGTGCCCCGCAGGATTTCCTCACCCGCGAAGCCCTCCACATGGAGCTTGCCGTCCTGGCTGCCAAAGCCGGTGTCCAGGCTGCCGTCGGCGTTCAGGCGGATGATGCTGAAATTCCCATTGCTTGTGCCGGCAGCCACGATCCTGCCATCTGCCTGTACCGTCAAAGCCACGGGCGTATCGGCGTCGAAGCTCACCGTGCCACCGGTGCCGAAGCTGGTGTCGAAGGAGCCATCAGCGTTAAGCCGAGCTACAGTCGCCACGCTATCGCCTGCGCCATGGCCCATGACGATGACCTTGCCATCAGCCTGCACGGTCACCACCGAGTCTTCACCAAACCCCATGGCAGCGCTTAACTGCAGGACACCGTTGTCGCCAAAGCGGGTGTCCAATTGACCGTCAGGCTCGAAACGCTGCAGGGCGAACGTCGGATCGCCTACACCAGCGGCATTGTAGGCAGCCCCGACCACGACACTTCCGTCTGCCTGGACCGCAGTGGAGATTCCACCGTTGAAGAGTGGGTCTTCAGGGATATCGACATTCAACACGCCATGGTTGCCAAAGCCGTCGACCAAGGTGCCGTCACTACCCATCTTGGTCACGCTGGCCTGGTCAAAGCCACGGGCACTGACTTGGAAGGTGCCATCCATATTGGCCGTCAGATCGATGTCCTTGAAATCATGGCTGATGGCTATAGTCATGACGCCGTTCTGGCCAAAGCCGGTATCGCGTGTCCCATCGCTGTTGAGGCGCTCCACCTGTACGCCGGTGTTCAGCGCCACGGCGACGAGCACCTTGCCGTCGGGCTGCACCGCCGTCAGCTCGAAGCGGGAGGCTGGGGCGGTCGCGGCAGGTACGATATCGACGCCGCCGTCATGAAAGCGGGTGTCCAGGCTTCCGTCTGCATTCAGGCGAATGACGGAATGACTCTGTTCGTAGCCGTAGCTTTCCTCGCCTGGCGCCCCGGGATAGCCCCATGCCAGGTATTCGGTATAGCCGCCAATCAGTATCTTGCCATCGGGCTGGATAATGATGCTCTGGGCATCATCGAGCTGGCCGGTGAGGTCGACCTGGACAGTGCCGGGGCCCGTTCTCACGGTATGGGAATCCACTTTCGTGCTATCGAAGGTTGTCATGGTTTAGTCCTTTAAAAATATGCCGGATTCGTCACTCTGCAAGAGCCAAAACGCTTTGTGCGCTGCCCCATCAGCGGCTGGACCGATGGCTTGTAGTCGCCAGCAGGCTGGATGGTCCTTCTGCTCGGAGACCTCAGCGAGCGGCAAGTTCACTTCTGGCTGGGGGAGGACGACAGATGGCTACTAACCCTCCCCTGCCCAGTTATTTCCCCAGGCAATCGGCGATATGTAGGCAACGTCCTAAGGAATAGGAAAGCCCCGTTATAGGATGCTTCTGAATATTCAGAACAGGCGGTTTACCTATGGTATCTGCCCTTCGCCCTGCGCCACTCTGGTTCCCCTCGACAACACACCACGCACCATGAGCGTGGTATCCAGGGCGACCTTCGACATGCCTAACCCATTCCCAACCTTCTTCGACCACAGCCGCCACACCCTGCGAGTATCCAAACTCAACGCCCATCTCGACGTCCTGGCCTTCGTCGGCGAAGAGCACCTGAGTCGTCCTTACCACTACCGCATCGAATTCACCTGCACCGAGCGCGACCTGGCGGCCACCGACCTGCTCAACCGCTGGGGTTATTTCGACCTGTACCCCGTGCCGCCACCGCCGACACCCAAGGGCTTCACGCCGCCGGTGATCAAACCGCTGCGTTCCTTCCACGGCATCGTCACAGACTTCAAGCGACTGTCCGGCTCCAACGACGAAGCCCGCTACGAAATCACCCTGCAACCGCGTTTTGCGCTGCTCGGGCGCGGCAAGCAATTTCGGATCTACCAGTACCAGTCGGTGCCGGAAATCGTCGAGCAGATCATGCGCAAGCGCCACGCTTACCTGGGCGAGGAGTTCTATTTCAACCTGGTGCGCCAGTACCCCCGGCGTGAACAGGTCATGCAATACGACGAGAGCGACCTGGCCTTCATCGAGCGCCTGCTGGCCGAGGTCGGCATCTGGTATCGCATCACCAGCGACGATCGCCTGCACATCGACGTGGTGGAATTTCACGACGACCAGCGGCACTACCAGCGCGGCATCAAGCTGCCGTGTCGCCCGCCATCCGGCTTGACCGCCGATGGGCAGGACGCGGTCTGGAACCTGCAGACCGCCCACCAGGTGGTGGAACAAAACATCAACTTTCGCGCCTACCATCACCGCGAGGCCTATGCCTTTTTGGACGGCGAAGTCGACCACACCCGGGGCGCCAAGGGCACCTACGGCGAGGCCTATCACTACGCCGAGCCCTACACGGTGCTGGGCGAGCGCTACGCCCTGGACGAAGACCTGCAAAGCGAAAGCGGTTTCTTCTACGCCCGCCTGCACCACGAACGCTACCTCAACGACCAGACCCGCCTCAGCGGCACCACCAGCAGCGCCACCCTGGCCACGGCGCAGCGGCTCGAAATCACCGGCGGCGCACCCAAGGCGTTCGAGCCCGGCGCGGTGATCGTCAGCCTGCGCACCGAAGCGGCCCGCGACCGCAGCTTCATCGCCACGTTCCAGGCCATCCCCTATTCGGAAACCGTGTGCTTTCGCCCGGCGCTGCTGCCCAAGCCGCGTATGAGCGGCACCATCCCCGCCCGCGTCAGCCACCCGGAAGTCAACCCGCCGTACGCCGACCTCGACTTCGAAGGCCGCTACAAAGTGCGCTTCCTGTTCGACCGCGACACCTGGCAAGCCGGCCGCGAAAGCGCCTGGCTGCGCCTGGCCCGGCCCTACGGCGGCGACACCCACGGCCTGCACTTCCCGCTGCAGGCCGGCACCGAAGTGGCGATCGCCTTCGAGCACGGCGACCCCGACCGCCCGTACATCGCCCACGCCCTGCACGATGACCGCCACCCGGACCCGGTCACCGCCCGCAACGAACGCCGCAACGTCCTGCGCACCCCGACCAACAACAAACTGCGCCTGGACGACACCCGCGGGCAGGAACACATCAAGCTCAGCACCGAACACAGCGGCAAGAGCCAGCTGAACCTGGGGCACCTGGTGGATGCCGAGCGGAACAAGCGTGGCGAAGGATTTGAGTTGCGCACCGATGGCTGGGGGGCGATTCGCGGTGGCAACGGGGTGTTTATCAGTGCCGATGAGCAGGCCAAGGCCAAGGGTGACGTGCTGGAAATGAGCGCGGCGACAGACCGGTTGCAGCAGGCCGTCGATCAGCTGGACAGCCTCTCCAGCGACGCGCAGGCGAGCCAGGTCGAACCCGCCGACGTGCAAGCGCAACTGGCGTTGCTCAGGCAAGACCTCGAACAGCTCAAGACCTCCGTCCTGCTGCTCAGCGCGCCCCAAGGCATCGCGCTGACCAGCGGCAAGCACCTGCAACTTGCCGCGCAACACAACCTGATGCTCAACGCCGGCGGCCAGGCCGACCTCAGCGTGGTCAAGCGCCTGTTCATCGGCGTGGGCCAGGGGATGAGCCTGTTCGTGCGCAAGCTGGGCCTCAAGCTGATCGCCAACCAGGGGCCGGTGATGGTGCAGGCGCAGAACGACCGGTTGGAACTGATGGCCCGTCACGGGCTGGACATCAGCAGCACCGAGGACGAAATCCGCATCGTCGCGAAAAAGAAAATCACCCTCAACGCAGGCGGCAGCTACATCACGCTGGATGAGGGCCTCATCGAGTCGGGGACGCGGGGGGATTTTGTCGTGAAGTCGGCGAATTTCGAATATGTGCAAGGCGCTGCCAGCATGAAGGCCGCACACCCGGACTACCCGCAGCGCTTATCCAAACAGCCTCTGCGCCTGCAAATACCACAAGCGCCCAATGCGTCAGGTCGAGGTTCGGCAGGCATGCCTTACACGCTTTCGGCCGATGGCGTGCCTCTTCAACAAGGCGTGCTCAATGCAAGCGGGGCGGTGCAGATCGACCATCAGGTCGTCACAAGCGGCTACCAACTGACATTGGCCAACGGCATGACCTACCAACTACCGGTCCCCACCGAGTACCGCAATGCCGAGCAGGCGCACCTGGCCAACCGTGGTTTGCATAACCACCGCACACAGACCGACGCCGAATTGACCGCACCCTCTACGCACACGGATCACCGTGCACTGTATGCCGTCCTGATGGATGGCCCTCACCCAGCCAAGGAAGAAACCAACCCATGAATTTGCCAGAGATCGTGGTGCCCATTTGCTTAAAGTACACCAACGAAGCCGTTTGCTCCCTGCCGTGGTACGTCCAGTTCACTGAATACCATCCGGTGATCGCCAGCTATCAAGCGCTGATCAATGGCGAGGAAACCTTCACCGCCGTGCACCAGGCCATTGCCCAGGCCCAAAAGAGCATCGACATCATCTGCTGGGGCTTCCAGCCGTCGATGTATTTCATCCGCGACGGCAAGGCGCCGAGCATTGGCGAACTGCTCATGGCCAAGGCACGGGCAGGCGTCGAGGTACGGTTGCTGGGCTGGGAAATGCCGTTCAATACCGCCGGCTTTGCCGGTGAGGCCAATTTGCCCGGCAAAGGCTCGATCCGGCTCATGGACCGGGTGATGCAACGCGCCACCGAAGAGCAGTACGCCTTCGATCGCCAGTGGTTTGCGACCTGTGCAGTCGCCGACCACGAGGCCGCGCAACGTGCCGCCAGCGGAAGACTGCCGGTGTTTGTCAGTCGCGGCTTCAACCTGGATGAACGGGGCGAGATCGCCCACTGGGTGAAATACGCGAGCCTCGACAGCGAAATCAGTACCAAGATGCGCCAAACGCTGAGGTGGACGGCCACCCACCACCAGAAAAGCGTGCTGGTCGACTATGAGTTACCGGACTGCGCGGTCGGTTTCATCATGGGCCACAACATGCTCGACGAGTACTGGGACACGGACAACCATTCGGCACTGAACCGAAGCCAGGACAGCAAACCCGCCCCCAACCGTGGCCCGCGCGGCGATACGCCGCGCCAGGATATTTCCTGCCAGCTCAGCGGGCCGATCCTGGAACACCTGCACCATAACTTCGCCGCTGCCTGGCGCAAGGAAACCGGCGAAGACCTGCTCGCTTCGCGCCAATCCATGAAGGTCGGGCCGCAACTGCGCACCCACGGCATGCCGCAAATGGCGCAGATCCTGCGCACCCAACCCCAGGCGGGCAAACGCGACATCGAGCGGCTCTACATGCAAGCCGTCAACAACGCGACGCAGTTCATCTACATCGAAAACCAGTATTTCCGCTGGCCACCGCTGGCCGAATTCATCAAATCAGTCGCCGCCACCCAGACCCAGGGCGGGCGCGATCCCGGCCTGCACGGCGCGTTGCACCTGTTCGTGATCACCAACGCCACCGACGATGGCATCGGCGCCGGCACCGTGAACACCCAACGCATGCTCGAAAGCCTCGGGCGCGCCAACACCATCCCCGGCGTCACCAAACTGCGGCGCGTTCAAAAAATGCAACAGAAAGCCCCGCCCAGGCCCCGCCCGGAACCGCGTGACCGGGAGGGCCAAAGGGAGCTGGCCCAATGGCAGGCCGAGCTTGACCGGCAGACACAAGAGATCATGGACAGCACCGTCCTGCCGGAGGAAATACCCGGCCTGAAGGTTCACATCTGCTCGCTGGTCGCCCCCGATTCACCGGCGGGCAAACCCTGGATGCCGGTGTACATCCACTCCAAGCTGATGATCATCAACGACGTATTCACCACCCATGGCTCGGCCAACATCAACACCCGCAGCATGCAGGTGGACAGCGAGCTGAACATTGCCCATGAGTGGATGAGCGTGACCCAGGCGTTGCGGCGGCGGTTGTGGGATCTGCATACCGGTGATAAGGGATCGCAGGATGATCCGGAGGAGGCATTTAGGGCTTGGGAGAAGATTATCAACAAGAACAAAGACCGCCAGGCTGATAAAGAAAATGGGGTGCCCGAGGCTCCACTTGTCGAGTTTTATTACGACAAAGCCGTCCTGAAGGACCTCGACTGATGCATCGAATCCTCCTGCTGTCTTGCCTGCTGCTGGCCGCTTGCGGCAACAGTGGCACTTTTAATTTCCCGAAGAAGGACCCTTCCGTGAAACCTCTAACCGAGATCAAGGCCAAGCTGGCCTTTACCTGCAAACACGAAACGATCCCTGCACCGTCCGACGAGAGCGATGTGCTGTTCCAATACGCGCGCTGGTTGCAAAAGAACAACCAGCTCAAGCAGGACAAAACCGTTGATGCCGAGATTGAACGGCTGTATCGCATCGCCGCCGAGAACGGCCATTTCAAAGCCAATATCAATCTGCAGAACGGCGCCATGCGCGGTCGTTTCGAGCTCAGGGGCGCCCAGCATTT
This genomic interval carries:
- a CDS encoding 50S ribosomal protein L25/general stress protein Ctc, which produces MTDFILNAQARTDLGKGASRRLRRLASQVPAVVYGGDKAPESITMLAKEVAKLFEDEAAFSHVIELNVDGKKQNVIVKAMQRHPAKQFIMHADFIRVVAGQKLTATVPVHFINEAAPIKKGGEISHVTSELEVSCLPKDLPEFIEVDLADAEVGTIIHLSDLKAPKGVEFVALAHGDDKAVANVHAPRVAPEATEEGAAE
- the pth gene encoding aminoacyl-tRNA hydrolase, with amino-acid sequence MTAIKLIVGLGNPGAEYEQTRHNAGALFVERIAHAQGVSLAADRKYFGLTGRFSHQGQDVRLLIPTTYMNRSGQAVAALAGFFRIKPEEILVAHDELDLPPGVAKLKQGGGHGGHNGLRDIIAQLGNQNTFHRLRLGIGHPGVASMVSNFVLGRAPRAEQEKLDASIDFALGVLPDILAGEWNRAMKNLHSQKA
- the ychF gene encoding redox-regulated ATPase YchF, with the protein product MGFNCGIVGLPNVGKSTLFNALTKSGIAAENFPFCTIEPNSGIVPMPDPRLEALAAIVNPKRILPTTMEFVDIAGLVAGASKGEGLGNKFLANIRETDAIAHVVRCFEDENVIHVSNSVDPKRDIEIIDLELIFADLDSCEKQLQKVARNAKGGDKDAVVQKGLLEQLIAHFTEGKPARSLMKNMSTDEKLVIKGFHLLTTKPVMYIANVAEDGFENNPHLDVVKAIAEEEGAMVVPVCNKIEAEIAELDDGEEKDMFLEALGLEEPGLNRVIRAGYEMLHLQTYFTAGVEEVRAWTVRVGATAPQAAGVIHTDFEKGFIRAEVIAYSDFIQYKGEAGAKEAGKWRLEGKEYVVKDGDVMHFRFNV
- a CDS encoding calcium-binding protein, with product MTTFDSTKVDSHTVRTGPGTVQVDLTGQLDDAQSIIIQPDGKILIGGYTEYLAWGYPGAPGEESYGYEQSHSVIRLNADGSLDTRFHDGGVDIVPAATAPASRFELTAVQPDGKVLVAVALNTGVQVERLNSDGTRDTGFGQNGVMTIAISHDFKDIDLTANMDGTFQVSARGFDQASVTKMGSDGTLVDGFGNHGVLNVDIPEDPLFNGGISTAVQADGSVVVGAAYNAAGVGDPTFALQRFEPDGQLDTRFGDNGVLQLSAAMGFGEDSVVTVQADGKVIVMGHGAGDSVATVARLNADGSFDTSFGTGGTVSFDADTPVALTVQADGRIVAAGTSNGNFSIIRLNADGSLDTGFGSQDGKLHVEGFAGEEILRGTNAAEIIHGLAGDDVLQGDGGRDVLQGGAGADVFRFTEPGDSFRTAALNSSDRIQDFDVAEDRIDLIGLGFTGIGDGHDGTLAIQVSADGSRTYLKSYDADAAGQRFELALDGNLAGQLNSTHLVFTAPTLEGASANDTITGSALSEVIHGLAGNDRINGGAGADVIIGGAGADRLNGGDRADISLWTDNRENADVFRYLSTEDSYRTENQSFADLIEGFTVDDKIDVSALGYTGFGEGTDTTLKMVYNAQLDRTYLKDTQADAQGHSFQIALAGDWRESLGEDNMVFAPAAAPDAELGLIGLAPDVDQWHLLS
- a CDS encoding type VI secretion system tip protein VgrG, producing the protein MPNPFPTFFDHSRHTLRVSKLNAHLDVLAFVGEEHLSRPYHYRIEFTCTERDLAATDLLNRWGYFDLYPVPPPPTPKGFTPPVIKPLRSFHGIVTDFKRLSGSNDEARYEITLQPRFALLGRGKQFRIYQYQSVPEIVEQIMRKRHAYLGEEFYFNLVRQYPRREQVMQYDESDLAFIERLLAEVGIWYRITSDDRLHIDVVEFHDDQRHYQRGIKLPCRPPSGLTADGQDAVWNLQTAHQVVEQNINFRAYHHREAYAFLDGEVDHTRGAKGTYGEAYHYAEPYTVLGERYALDEDLQSESGFFYARLHHERYLNDQTRLSGTTSSATLATAQRLEITGGAPKAFEPGAVIVSLRTEAARDRSFIATFQAIPYSETVCFRPALLPKPRMSGTIPARVSHPEVNPPYADLDFEGRYKVRFLFDRDTWQAGRESAWLRLARPYGGDTHGLHFPLQAGTEVAIAFEHGDPDRPYIAHALHDDRHPDPVTARNERRNVLRTPTNNKLRLDDTRGQEHIKLSTEHSGKSQLNLGHLVDAERNKRGEGFELRTDGWGAIRGGNGVFISADEQAKAKGDVLEMSAATDRLQQAVDQLDSLSSDAQASQVEPADVQAQLALLRQDLEQLKTSVLLLSAPQGIALTSGKHLQLAAQHNLMLNAGGQADLSVVKRLFIGVGQGMSLFVRKLGLKLIANQGPVMVQAQNDRLELMARHGLDISSTEDEIRIVAKKKITLNAGGSYITLDEGLIESGTRGDFVVKSANFEYVQGAASMKAAHPDYPQRLSKQPLRLQIPQAPNASGRGSAGMPYTLSADGVPLQQGVLNASGAVQIDHQVVTSGYQLTLANGMTYQLPVPTEYRNAEQAHLANRGLHNHRTQTDAELTAPSTHTDHRALYAVLMDGPHPAKEETNP
- a CDS encoding phospholipase, which encodes MNLPEIVVPICLKYTNEAVCSLPWYVQFTEYHPVIASYQALINGEETFTAVHQAIAQAQKSIDIICWGFQPSMYFIRDGKAPSIGELLMAKARAGVEVRLLGWEMPFNTAGFAGEANLPGKGSIRLMDRVMQRATEEQYAFDRQWFATCAVADHEAAQRAASGRLPVFVSRGFNLDERGEIAHWVKYASLDSEISTKMRQTLRWTATHHQKSVLVDYELPDCAVGFIMGHNMLDEYWDTDNHSALNRSQDSKPAPNRGPRGDTPRQDISCQLSGPILEHLHHNFAAAWRKETGEDLLASRQSMKVGPQLRTHGMPQMAQILRTQPQAGKRDIERLYMQAVNNATQFIYIENQYFRWPPLAEFIKSVAATQTQGGRDPGLHGALHLFVITNATDDGIGAGTVNTQRMLESLGRANTIPGVTKLRRVQKMQQKAPPRPRPEPRDREGQRELAQWQAELDRQTQEIMDSTVLPEEIPGLKVHICSLVAPDSPAGKPWMPVYIHSKLMIINDVFTTHGSANINTRSMQVDSELNIAHEWMSVTQALRRRLWDLHTGDKGSQDDPEEAFRAWEKIINKNKDRQADKENGVPEAPLVEFYYDKAVLKDLD